DNA sequence from the Agrobacterium tumefaciens genome:
CAATTGCCTGACTGCGCACCAATCCGCCGGGATCGACCACATCGACCATCGGCGTGCGGCGGGTGGAAAACAGCGATGTGTAGAACAGAAGCCAGGTCAGCATTTCATCATAATGCGTTGTTTGCGCAAGGTGATCGATGCGCTTCAGGCCGGCATCTTCGGCTGCCTTCCGTCCCTGCGTCGACACGAACTCATTGTCCCAGATGGAGGCGAGCGCCGGCGAGGCATCGAGGAAATAGATGACGCCGTTGCCCACGCCCTGAATGGCGGGAACGGCCACTTCGCCCGTCTTGCGCGGTTCCGTGAAGGTCGGCGCGCCGAGCGCTTCGGCCCGGGCAAGGGCCGCCTGTGCATTATCGACCTTCAGGCCGAAGGCATAGGCATTGGTGCCGTGGATGGAATAGGACGCGCCGGCGAAACTGTCGCCTTCATCGCTGGTGTTGATAACAATGCGGATGTCGCCCTGCGTATAAAGATCGACATCGCGATTGCAGTGCTTGCCGGTTCTTTCGAAACCGAGCGTGGCGAGCAATGTCTCCAGATGGGCTTTTTCCTCCGGTGCCGTGGTGAATTCGACGAATTCCACCCCTTGCGTTTGCACCCGCTCCGGCATGGCCGGCACATCGATGCGAATATCGGGTTCGAGACGGCGCACCTGATCCATGAGGTTGATGAGCGAGCGGTGACCGTCTTCGGCGAGCAGGCGGGCCGAGCCGCCGCGGAACTGGTCGTTGAAGATTTCCAGCGATAGCGGGCCGCTGTAACCCGTCGCCGCCACGGCGCGCATGAAATCCACCACCGGCAGGTCGCCTTCGCCCGGCATGTTGCGGAAATGGCGGCTCCAGTAGAGCAGGTCCATGTCGATCAGCGGCGCATCGGCCAGCTGCACGATGAAGATCTTGTCGCCGGGGATGGAGCGGATCGAATTGGGGTCGATCTTGCGTGAGAGCGTGTGGAAACTGTCGAGAATGATGCCGACATTGGCGTGGTCGGCGCGGCGCACCACCTCCCAGGCATCGCGGTGATCGCTGATATGGCGGCCCCAGGCCAGTGCCTCATAGCCGACGCGCACGCCGTGTTTTGCCGCAAGCTCCCCAAGTTGATGGAAATCGGCGGCGGCGCGGTCGATGCCGCCAAGCGAGACCGGCGAGACATTCGAGCAGATCAGCATCAGGTCGGTGCCGAGTTCGCCCATGATGTCGAATTTGCGCTGAGCGCGTTCGAAGGCGCGGGCGCGGTGCGGCTCCGGC
Encoded proteins:
- a CDS encoding bifunctional sugar phosphate isomerase/epimerase/4-hydroxyphenylpyruvate dioxygenase family protein, with the translated sequence MRTSIATVSISGEFPEKLAAIAKAGFSGVEIFENDFLTYDASPREVKALVADHGLDITLFQPFRDFEGMPEPHRARAFERAQRKFDIMGELGTDLMLICSNVSPVSLGGIDRAAADFHQLGELAAKHGVRVGYEALAWGRHISDHRDAWEVVRRADHANVGIILDSFHTLSRKIDPNSIRSIPGDKIFIVQLADAPLIDMDLLYWSRHFRNMPGEGDLPVVDFMRAVAATGYSGPLSLEIFNDQFRGGSARLLAEDGHRSLINLMDQVRRLEPDIRIDVPAMPERVQTQGVEFVEFTTAPEEKAHLETLLATLGFERTGKHCNRDVDLYTQGDIRIVINTSDEGDSFAGASYSIHGTNAYAFGLKVDNAQAALARAEALGAPTFTEPRKTGEVAVPAIQGVGNGVIYFLDASPALASIWDNEFVSTQGRKAAEDAGLKRIDHLAQTTHYDEMLTWLLFYTSLFSTRRTPMVDVVDPGGLVRSQAIESVPSPHFRLTMNGADNRKTFAGKFLAEGFGTSIQHIAFATDDIFATAKAMQARGFHALPISRNYYDDLEARFGLEPEFSDALREASILYDRDDNGEYFQIYSRTFGEGFFFEIIERRGAYAGYGAMNAPFRIAAQRRLAPPVGMPKE